From a region of the Tateyamaria omphalii genome:
- the cobS gene encoding cobaltochelatase subunit CobS: MADGAMDINAKPTEEISVREVFGIDTNMVIKGFAEKSDRVPELDSTYKFDPDTTLAILAGFSHNRRVMIQGYHGTGKSTHIEQVAARLNWPAVRVNLDSHISRIDLIGKDAIKLKDGKQVTDFQEGILPWALRTPTAIVFDEYDAGRADVMFVIQRVLEVDGKLTLLDQNQVINPHPYFRIFATANTVGLGDTTGLYHGTQQINQGQMDRWSLVATLNYLSIDAETAIVLAKNPHYNTAEGRKTVKQMVTVADLTRTAFMNGDLSTVMSPRTVIAWAQNAEIFRNVGYAFRLSFLNKCDELERQTVAEFYQRLFDEELPESAASVSLG; encoded by the coding sequence ATGGCGGACGGCGCGATGGACATCAATGCAAAACCAACCGAGGAAATCTCGGTCCGGGAGGTGTTCGGCATCGACACCAACATGGTCATCAAAGGCTTTGCCGAGAAATCCGACCGCGTCCCCGAACTGGACAGCACCTACAAATTTGATCCCGACACCACGCTGGCGATTTTGGCGGGCTTTTCCCACAACCGACGCGTGATGATCCAAGGCTATCACGGGACGGGCAAGTCGACTCATATCGAACAGGTCGCCGCCCGCCTGAACTGGCCTGCGGTCCGTGTGAACCTGGACAGCCACATTTCCCGGATCGACCTGATCGGCAAAGATGCGATTAAGTTGAAGGACGGAAAGCAAGTCACTGATTTCCAAGAGGGTATTCTGCCTTGGGCGTTGCGCACTCCGACCGCAATCGTATTCGACGAATATGACGCCGGCCGCGCCGATGTGATGTTCGTCATTCAGCGCGTGCTGGAGGTGGACGGCAAGCTCACGCTTCTGGACCAGAACCAGGTGATCAACCCGCATCCTTATTTCCGGATCTTTGCGACAGCCAACACTGTGGGCTTGGGCGACACCACAGGACTGTATCACGGGACCCAGCAGATCAACCAGGGCCAGATGGACCGCTGGTCGCTGGTGGCGACGCTGAACTACCTGTCGATTGACGCCGAGACAGCGATCGTGCTGGCGAAGAACCCGCACTACAACACCGCCGAGGGCCGCAAGACTGTCAAGCAAATGGTGACTGTCGCAGACCTGACGCGGACCGCATTTATGAACGGGGATCTGTCGACCGTCATGTCGCCCCGGACGGTGATTGCGTGGGCGCAGAATGCGGAGATCTTCCGCAATGTGGGCTATGCGTTCCGTCTGTCGTTCCTGAACAAGTGCGATGAATTGGAGCGCCAGACCGTGGCCGAGTTCTATCAGCGCCTGTTTGACGAGGAACTGCCGGAGAGTGCCGCGAGCGTGAGCTTGGGGTGA
- the lpxC gene encoding UDP-3-O-acyl-N-acetylglucosamine deacetylase, whose product MQTTVKGPVVFNGCGLHSGKAARLTIRPAMAEHGIWFRRTDINDRDALIPARYDAVHQSPLCTTLVNDAGVSVGTVEHVMAAIAGCGVHNALIEIDGPEVPIVDGSALPFVRGIMQRGLRRLPARVRALEVLKTVTVTQGDASASIAPAKEMRIDFHIDFADSAIGRQSKSLNMANGSFARELSDSRTFCRKNDVKNMQANGLALGGAPGVNAVVFDGDRVSSPGGLRHADEPVRHKMLDALGDLALAGAPLLGHYTGIRAGHTLTNQLLRELFATPDAVRMVTCDPEMTARLPGAGLVWDEIPEVA is encoded by the coding sequence GTGCAAACAACTGTAAAAGGACCTGTGGTATTCAACGGATGCGGTCTGCATTCCGGGAAAGCTGCGCGTCTCACGATCCGCCCCGCCATGGCAGAACATGGCATCTGGTTTCGTCGCACCGATATCAATGATCGCGATGCGCTGATCCCGGCGCGCTACGATGCTGTCCACCAGTCACCGCTGTGTACCACACTTGTCAATGATGCAGGCGTATCTGTCGGCACCGTGGAACATGTCATGGCTGCCATCGCGGGCTGCGGGGTCCATAATGCGTTGATCGAGATCGACGGCCCCGAAGTGCCGATCGTCGATGGGTCAGCGTTGCCTTTCGTGCGCGGCATCATGCAGCGTGGGCTGCGCAGGTTGCCTGCGCGGGTGCGGGCGCTTGAAGTCCTCAAGACGGTGACCGTTACGCAAGGTGACGCGAGCGCGAGCATCGCGCCTGCGAAAGAGATGCGCATCGACTTCCATATCGACTTTGCCGACTCCGCCATCGGGCGCCAGTCGAAGTCGCTGAACATGGCAAACGGCAGCTTTGCCCGCGAATTGAGCGACAGCCGGACCTTCTGTCGCAAGAATGATGTGAAGAACATGCAGGCCAATGGCCTGGCCCTGGGCGGTGCGCCCGGCGTCAATGCCGTTGTCTTTGATGGTGACCGAGTGTCGAGCCCCGGCGGCTTGCGCCATGCGGACGAGCCTGTGCGCCACAAGATGCTGGACGCCTTGGGCGATCTGGCTCTCGCCGGCGCACCGTTGCTCGGCCACTATACAGGTATTCGCGCAGGTCACACATTGACCAACCAGCTGTTGCGCGAACTCTTCGCCACACCTGATGCCGTGCGCATGGTGACATGCGACCCTGAGATGACGGCCCGTCTGCCCGGCGCCGGTCTGGTCTGGGACGAAATTCCCGAAGTCGCCTGA
- the recN gene encoding DNA repair protein RecN, whose protein sequence is MLRGLDISNMLIIDRLELQFQPGLNVLTGETGAGKSILLDSLGFVLGWRGRADLVRQGAAQGEVTAWFDLTDDHPGRAVLDEAGLPVDDELILRRVNTADGRKTAWVNDRRCSGEVLRALSDTLIELHGQHDDRGLLNPRGHRAILDDFAGLDAVRDKTRKAWRAVGHAKKALVAAEAAMAAIRDEEEFLRHAVAELDALDPQPGEEADLDTKRRLMQGAERIREDVQRAHQILGHDGAEGAVSDAIRWLDGVADSAEGQLDAPLAALSRAMVELDEATDGIVSALETLSFNPSELEDTEERLFAIRGLARKHDVGPDELSIFADDLRRKLTALDAGDADLGRLRSDLDAAQTAYDAAAEKLSAARRTSAKALDKAVMAELAPLKMERAVFETQITDEDPGPDGRDAVAFTVATNPGAPAGQLNKIASGGELSRFLLALKVCLTREQTGLTMIFDEIDRGVGGATADAVGRRLSQIAATGQVLVVTHSPQVAALGAHHWRVEKKVAKGMTTSQVVPLAAPDRVDEIARMLAGDTITDEARGAARALLSG, encoded by the coding sequence ATGCTGCGCGGGTTGGATATATCCAACATGCTGATCATCGACCGGCTGGAATTGCAGTTCCAGCCCGGCCTCAACGTGCTGACAGGCGAGACGGGGGCGGGCAAGTCGATCCTTCTGGACAGTCTTGGCTTTGTGTTGGGTTGGCGCGGTCGTGCGGACCTTGTGCGGCAAGGCGCGGCCCAGGGTGAGGTCACGGCGTGGTTTGACCTGACCGATGACCATCCGGGGCGCGCAGTGCTGGACGAGGCGGGCCTGCCCGTCGATGACGAGTTGATTCTGCGCCGTGTAAACACAGCCGACGGGCGCAAGACGGCGTGGGTCAATGACCGCCGCTGTTCCGGCGAGGTGTTGCGTGCGCTGTCTGACACGCTGATCGAATTGCACGGGCAGCACGATGACCGCGGTCTTTTGAACCCGCGGGGGCACCGCGCGATCCTTGACGATTTTGCCGGGCTGGACGCTGTTCGCGACAAGACGCGTAAAGCGTGGCGCGCTGTCGGGCACGCAAAGAAAGCACTTGTCGCAGCGGAGGCCGCAATGGCGGCCATTCGTGATGAAGAAGAGTTTCTGCGTCACGCAGTGGCTGAACTGGATGCGCTCGATCCGCAGCCGGGAGAGGAAGCGGACCTCGACACCAAGCGCCGTCTGATGCAGGGGGCGGAACGGATCCGCGAGGATGTGCAGCGCGCCCATCAAATCCTTGGCCATGACGGGGCCGAAGGAGCGGTAAGCGATGCAATCCGCTGGTTGGACGGTGTCGCTGACAGCGCCGAGGGTCAGCTTGACGCTCCGTTGGCAGCTTTGTCGCGCGCGATGGTCGAGTTGGATGAGGCGACAGATGGGATCGTTTCTGCGCTCGAGACCTTGAGTTTCAATCCGTCCGAGTTGGAAGACACCGAAGAGCGGCTGTTCGCCATTCGTGGACTGGCCCGCAAGCACGATGTGGGGCCAGATGAATTGTCCATCTTCGCTGATGATTTGCGCCGCAAGTTGACGGCGCTCGACGCGGGGGATGCCGACCTTGGTCGCCTGCGGTCGGACCTGGACGCAGCCCAAACCGCCTATGACGCTGCCGCTGAAAAGCTCAGTGCCGCGCGGCGCACATCGGCCAAGGCGCTGGACAAGGCCGTGATGGCGGAGCTGGCCCCGCTCAAGATGGAGCGGGCGGTGTTCGAGACCCAGATCACCGACGAAGATCCCGGCCCGGATGGCCGCGATGCGGTGGCCTTCACCGTAGCCACCAACCCAGGCGCTCCGGCGGGTCAATTGAACAAGATCGCCTCGGGTGGTGAGCTCAGCCGCTTTCTGCTGGCCCTGAAAGTGTGCCTGACGCGCGAACAGACCGGCCTGACGATGATCTTTGACGAGATCGACAGGGGCGTTGGTGGCGCGACCGCCGATGCCGTTGGCCGCCGCCTCAGCCAGATTGCAGCGACGGGACAGGTGCTGGTCGTCACCCACTCGCCGCAGGTGGCAGCCCTTGGCGCGCATCACTGGCGGGTGGAAAAGAAAGTGGCCAAAGGCATGACCACCTCGCAAGTCGTGCCGCTGGCCGCCCCTGACCGCGTCGATGAAATCGCGCGTATGCTGGCCGGTGACACCATCACCGACGAAGCGCGCGGGGCCGCACGCGCGCTTTTGAGCGGTTAG
- the cobT gene encoding cobaltochelatase subunit CobT, with amino-acid sequence MAQQNDNPADPFKKALAEATKVMANDPELNVSYSVDPAGVSGDSMRLPQVSRRMTREEVLLARGTADALALHRRYHNGQTHARYSPQGEMARDLYEAMETARCEAMGARDMPGTAGNIDAKIANEAMRKGYDQCKQAADVPLAAAAGYLVRHLATGRDLPSGAENAMELWRGFIEDQAGGTLENLDNILDDQAAFAKFARQVITDLGYGDQLGDDPDQLDDDMEDEAEEGQDEDQEPDSTGQDDQDEENAEGTPESSQDETQDASEAQVSMDDMADQEMGEEAEMPEGEAPLEPPAPQPVSEADPDYQVYQDAHDEEIGAEDLAEPVELERLRAYLDQQLEPLKGAVSRLANKLQRRLQAQQNRSWEFDLEEGTLDAGRLARIVANPTTPLSFKVEKDTEFRDTCVTLLLDNSGSMRGRPISIAAICADVLARTLERCNVKVEILGFTTRAWKGGLAREAWLNDGRPSQPGRLNDLRHIVYKSADAPWRRTRPNLGLMMKEGLLKENIDGEALEWAHRRMVARPEARKILMVISDGAPVDDSTLSVNPANYLEKHLRDVIAMVERRRAVELLAIGIGHDVTRYYDRAVTITDVEQLAGAMTEQLAALFDSDPRARARVMGMKRAG; translated from the coding sequence ATGGCACAGCAAAACGACAACCCCGCCGACCCGTTCAAGAAGGCGCTCGCCGAGGCAACCAAGGTCATGGCGAATGACCCGGAGTTGAATGTGTCCTACTCAGTCGATCCGGCTGGGGTGTCGGGCGACTCTATGCGCTTGCCGCAGGTGTCGCGCCGGATGACCCGCGAAGAGGTTTTGCTGGCACGCGGCACCGCCGACGCGCTGGCGTTGCACCGCCGCTATCACAACGGGCAAACCCATGCGCGCTACTCACCGCAAGGGGAAATGGCACGTGACCTTTATGAGGCGATGGAAACCGCCCGTTGTGAAGCGATGGGCGCGCGCGACATGCCAGGCACCGCCGGCAACATTGATGCCAAGATCGCGAATGAGGCGATGCGGAAGGGCTATGACCAGTGCAAGCAGGCTGCCGATGTTCCTTTGGCAGCCGCTGCCGGGTATCTGGTGCGGCATCTGGCGACGGGGCGTGATCTGCCCTCCGGTGCCGAGAATGCGATGGAGCTTTGGCGCGGGTTCATTGAGGATCAGGCGGGTGGCACGCTCGAAAACCTCGACAACATTCTGGACGATCAGGCGGCGTTCGCGAAATTTGCGCGGCAGGTGATCACCGATCTGGGCTATGGCGATCAGCTGGGGGATGACCCCGATCAGCTGGACGACGATATGGAAGACGAGGCCGAGGAAGGTCAGGACGAGGATCAAGAGCCCGACAGCACCGGGCAGGATGATCAGGACGAAGAGAACGCCGAAGGCACGCCCGAATCCTCGCAAGACGAAACGCAAGATGCCTCCGAGGCACAGGTGTCGATGGACGACATGGCCGATCAGGAGATGGGCGAAGAGGCGGAGATGCCCGAGGGCGAGGCGCCGCTTGAGCCGCCTGCTCCACAGCCTGTGTCCGAAGCCGATCCGGATTATCAGGTCTATCAAGATGCCCATGACGAGGAGATTGGCGCCGAGGATCTGGCGGAGCCGGTCGAGTTGGAGCGGTTGCGCGCCTATCTGGACCAGCAACTCGAGCCGTTGAAGGGGGCCGTGTCCCGTCTGGCCAACAAGTTGCAGCGCCGCTTGCAGGCGCAGCAGAACCGCAGCTGGGAATTCGATCTGGAGGAAGGGACGCTTGATGCGGGCCGCCTGGCGCGGATCGTGGCGAACCCGACCACGCCACTGTCCTTCAAGGTCGAGAAGGACACAGAGTTCCGCGATACCTGTGTAACCCTTCTGCTGGACAATTCAGGCTCCATGCGGGGCCGGCCGATTTCGATTGCCGCCATCTGTGCCGATGTTCTGGCGCGCACGCTGGAACGCTGCAATGTGAAGGTCGAGATCCTGGGCTTTACCACCCGTGCGTGGAAAGGCGGCCTCGCCCGCGAAGCGTGGTTGAACGATGGCCGGCCCAGCCAACCCGGACGGCTGAACGACCTGCGTCACATCGTCTACAAGTCTGCCGACGCGCCCTGGCGCCGGACGCGGCCCAATCTGGGGCTGATGATGAAAGAGGGGCTGCTCAAGGAAAACATCGACGGCGAGGCTCTGGAATGGGCGCACCGCCGGATGGTCGCGCGGCCCGAGGCGCGCAAGATCCTGATGGTGATTTCGGATGGCGCGCCTGTGGACGATTCAACCCTGTCCGTGAACCCCGCGAACTATCTTGAGAAGCATCTGCGCGACGTGATTGCCATGGTGGAACGCAGGCGGGCTGTCGAGTTGCTGGCCATCGGGATCGGGCATGACGTGACCCGCTACTATGACCGCGCCGTGACCATCACGGATGTGGAGCAGTTGGCGGGGGCCATGACCGAACAATTGGCCGCACTTTTTGACAGTGACCCGCGGGCGCGCGCACGCGTCATGGGGATGAAGCGCGCGGGTTGA
- a CDS encoding DUF427 domain-containing protein, whose amino-acid sequence MADHITIRKAPGTWTVRAGGAVLGESAAALELSEGDYPAVIYFPRDDIAMAFLDRTEKTTHCPHKGDASYYSVVTKSQTLDNAVWSYEDPKDGVARIKDHLAFYTTNGITVEEI is encoded by the coding sequence ATGGCTGATCACATCACGATCCGCAAGGCACCCGGCACATGGACCGTGCGCGCAGGTGGGGCCGTTCTGGGGGAAAGCGCCGCAGCGCTTGAGCTGAGCGAGGGCGACTATCCGGCGGTCATCTACTTCCCACGCGACGACATCGCGATGGCCTTTCTGGACCGCACCGAGAAGACAACCCATTGCCCGCACAAGGGCGATGCAAGCTACTACTCCGTCGTGACGAAATCGCAGACGCTCGACAATGCTGTGTGGTCATATGAGGACCCGAAAGACGGTGTCGCGCGGATCAAGGATCACCTCGCCTTTTACACCACCAACGGGATAACGGTCGAAGAGATCTAG
- a CDS encoding aminopeptidase P family protein — protein sequence MFQSFEVTARPEQGPPRLAAMRAELEAEGLDGFLVPRADAHQGEYVSPRDERLAWLTGFTGSAGFCVALRDIAGVFIDGRYRTQVKAQVASNYTPVPWPETSLADWLKAQLPDGGRVGFDPWLHTPGQITQAEEGLVGTGIALVQCDNLVDRVWDDQPGPAAEPAKVHPIEFAGESHDDKRARLAKGLRDAGATCAVITLPDSLCWLLNIRGSDIPRNPIAQGFAILHASGAVDLFMDPAKLVELRDHLGDDVTCRAPDAFLEALSDLDGPVRLEKSSVPVIVADAIGDRVQWGDDPCALPKACKNAAEIAGSAEAHLRDGAAVVELLAWLDGQEPGSLRETQVVTKLEQYRRRDNALQDISFETIAGTGPNGAIMHYRVTEETDSTLEDGHLIVLDSGGQYLDGTTDITRTISIGTPPEDARAAFTRVLMGMIGMSRLIWPKGLAGRDIEVIGRAPLWYAHQDFDHGLGHGVGAYLSVHEGPQRLSRVSTVPFQAGMILSNEPGYYREGGFGIRIENLIVVEKAECPPGGDAHREMLSWRTLTFAPIDRRLIVVDMLDVPSRAWLNAYHAETLEKIGPRVSDETRVWLEQACAPL from the coding sequence ATGTTCCAGAGTTTTGAGGTCACCGCACGTCCTGAGCAAGGGCCACCGCGCTTGGCTGCCATGCGTGCGGAATTGGAAGCCGAGGGACTGGACGGATTCCTTGTGCCGCGCGCGGATGCCCATCAAGGGGAATACGTGTCGCCCCGCGATGAGCGGCTCGCTTGGTTGACCGGCTTTACAGGATCTGCGGGATTTTGCGTCGCTTTGCGTGACATCGCCGGTGTGTTCATTGACGGGCGTTATCGCACGCAGGTCAAGGCGCAGGTGGCGTCGAACTACACGCCTGTGCCCTGGCCAGAGACGTCCCTGGCCGATTGGTTGAAGGCGCAGTTGCCGGACGGTGGCAGGGTGGGTTTTGACCCCTGGCTGCACACGCCGGGGCAGATCACGCAAGCTGAGGAGGGGTTGGTAGGCACGGGTATTGCGCTGGTGCAGTGCGACAACCTGGTGGACCGGGTCTGGGATGATCAGCCCGGACCCGCGGCGGAGCCCGCGAAGGTGCATCCAATCGAATTTGCCGGTGAGAGCCACGACGATAAACGTGCCCGTTTGGCAAAGGGTCTGCGCGATGCAGGAGCGACCTGCGCCGTGATAACCCTGCCCGACTCGCTGTGCTGGCTTCTGAACATCCGCGGCTCTGACATCCCGCGCAATCCGATTGCGCAGGGTTTTGCCATTTTGCATGCGTCGGGCGCGGTGGACCTGTTCATGGACCCGGCCAAGCTGGTCGAATTGCGCGATCATCTGGGGGATGATGTGACCTGCCGCGCCCCGGACGCGTTTCTGGAGGCGCTGAGCGATCTGGATGGACCTGTTCGCCTTGAAAAATCCTCAGTCCCCGTGATCGTGGCGGATGCCATTGGCGACCGGGTGCAATGGGGCGATGATCCCTGCGCTTTGCCGAAGGCCTGCAAGAACGCGGCAGAGATCGCTGGCAGTGCGGAGGCGCATCTGCGCGATGGTGCTGCCGTGGTTGAGCTCTTGGCGTGGCTCGATGGGCAAGAGCCAGGCAGCTTGCGTGAAACGCAGGTTGTCACAAAGCTGGAACAGTACCGCCGACGCGACAACGCGTTGCAGGACATCAGTTTCGAGACGATCGCGGGCACTGGCCCGAACGGTGCCATCATGCACTACCGGGTGACCGAGGAAACCGACAGCACGTTGGAGGACGGGCACCTGATCGTGTTGGACAGCGGCGGGCAGTATCTGGACGGCACCACCGATATCACCCGCACCATTTCCATCGGCACCCCGCCCGAAGATGCACGCGCCGCGTTTACCCGCGTGCTCATGGGCATGATCGGGATGTCGAGGCTGATCTGGCCCAAAGGGCTGGCGGGCCGTGATATCGAGGTAATTGGCCGCGCGCCGCTCTGGTACGCGCACCAGGATTTTGATCATGGGTTGGGCCATGGCGTCGGCGCTTACCTCTCTGTGCACGAGGGGCCGCAACGGCTGAGCCGCGTCAGCACCGTGCCGTTCCAAGCGGGCATGATCCTGTCCAATGAGCCCGGATACTACCGCGAGGGTGGCTTCGGCATAAGGATCGAGAACCTGATCGTCGTGGAAAAGGCTGAATGTCCGCCCGGCGGCGATGCCCATCGCGAGATGCTGTCCTGGCGCACGCTGACCTTTGCCCCCATCGACCGGCGGCTGATTGTGGTGGACATGCTGGATGTACCATCTCGCGCCTGGCTCAACGCCTATCACGCTGAAACGCTTGAGAAAATCGGGCCTCGCGTCTCGGATGAAACGCGTGTGTGGTTGGAGCAGGCTTGCGCCCCGCTGTAG
- a CDS encoding chloride channel protein gives MSAPDRSILSQQLDLAVTACKGGWQVLRHRGPSQVQFWFIALAIGIAAGFAALFFRKGIEALQAFLYGTEDVQYLHTVASSLPWYWILVIPIVGGLITGLILHNFTKDGVARSVADVIEGAALRDGQVGTRAGVASAFASFITLSTGGSTGREGPVVHMAAVISTKVCRWIKADGVTGRDLLGCAVAAAVSASFNAPIAGALFALEVVLRHFAVHAFAPIVIASVAGTVINRLEFGDVTEFMAPETNELVFYQELPAFLLLGLVCGLVAVVLMRAIFWTDDMGSAFQARTGMPRWLRPAVAGALLGAMAIFYPHIIGVGYETTSLALTGQLALNEVMVFIVMKTAAVAITMAGRMGGGVFSPSLMIGALTGLGFGLVATGIFPDVSGSVTLYALAGMGAVAAAVLGAPISTTLIVFELTGDWQTGLAVMVAVSMSTALSSRLVDRSFFLTQLERRGVHLAAGPQAYLLAMFRVGSVMRKPDDPRAADEARCWEMIGEGIYVDMGATLEAAMPIFDRTMVRFIPVVTLTGENAAPELQGALFHVDALKAYNRALAATAAEEHS, from the coding sequence ATGTCCGCCCCCGACCGATCCATACTGTCCCAGCAACTCGACCTCGCGGTCACCGCGTGCAAGGGCGGCTGGCAGGTGCTGCGGCATCGTGGGCCCAGTCAGGTGCAGTTCTGGTTCATCGCACTTGCCATCGGGATCGCGGCAGGCTTTGCCGCATTGTTTTTCCGCAAGGGGATCGAGGCGCTGCAAGCCTTTCTCTATGGCACGGAGGATGTGCAGTACCTGCACACGGTCGCCTCGTCCCTGCCGTGGTACTGGATCCTCGTCATCCCCATTGTCGGCGGTCTGATCACTGGTCTGATCCTGCACAATTTCACCAAGGACGGCGTCGCCCGCAGTGTCGCTGACGTGATCGAAGGCGCGGCGCTGCGCGATGGACAGGTGGGCACGCGGGCGGGGGTCGCCTCGGCTTTTGCCAGTTTCATCACGTTGTCGACGGGCGGATCAACGGGGCGCGAGGGGCCGGTGGTGCACATGGCCGCCGTCATCTCGACCAAGGTGTGCCGCTGGATCAAGGCGGATGGGGTCACGGGCCGCGATCTGCTGGGCTGCGCAGTGGCGGCAGCCGTGTCCGCCAGCTTCAACGCGCCGATCGCGGGCGCGCTTTTTGCGCTTGAGGTCGTGCTGCGCCACTTTGCCGTCCACGCCTTTGCCCCCATCGTCATCGCCAGTGTGGCGGGGACGGTGATCAACCGGCTCGAGTTCGGCGACGTGACCGAATTCATGGCGCCAGAGACCAACGAGTTGGTGTTTTACCAGGAACTGCCCGCCTTCCTGCTGCTGGGGCTTGTTTGCGGACTGGTCGCTGTCGTGCTGATGCGCGCCATCTTCTGGACCGATGACATGGGATCTGCCTTTCAGGCCCGGACGGGTATGCCGCGCTGGCTGCGCCCTGCGGTGGCGGGCGCGCTGCTGGGCGCTATGGCGATCTTCTATCCCCATATCATCGGTGTCGGGTACGAGACGACGTCGCTGGCGCTGACCGGGCAGTTGGCACTGAACGAGGTGATGGTGTTCATCGTGATGAAAACCGCCGCCGTCGCCATCACCATGGCGGGACGCATGGGGGGCGGTGTGTTCTCTCCCTCGCTTATGATCGGGGCGCTCACCGGGCTGGGTTTTGGCCTGGTGGCGACGGGGATTTTTCCCGATGTCTCAGGCTCTGTCACGCTCTACGCTTTGGCGGGGATGGGGGCTGTGGCCGCCGCCGTGCTGGGTGCGCCGATTTCGACCACGTTGATCGTCTTTGAATTGACGGGCGACTGGCAGACCGGCCTTGCCGTCATGGTCGCCGTCTCCATGTCCACTGCGCTGTCTTCGCGCCTTGTCGACCGATCCTTCTTCCTCACGCAGCTTGAGCGACGCGGCGTGCACCTTGCCGCCGGGCCGCAAGCCTATCTGCTGGCCATGTTCCGCGTGGGGTCTGTGATGCGCAAGCCCGATGATCCCCGTGCTGCGGACGAAGCGCGGTGTTGGGAGATGATCGGCGAGGGCATCTATGTCGACATGGGCGCCACGCTGGAGGCCGCGATGCCCATTTTCGACCGGACCATGGTGCGCTTCATTCCGGTGGTGACGCTGACCGGCGAAAACGCTGCGCCGGAGCTACAGGGCGCGCTGTTTCATGTCGATGCGCTCAAAGCCTATAACCGCGCGCTCGCAGCAACGGCGGCAGAGGAACACAGCTAG
- a CDS encoding outer membrane protein assembly factor BamD, whose translation MIRGNTIARLAAIMTIAALLAACGGDDGRPTTGGFFNRQEVPLETFSAEQIFERGEFELEQGDLTDAAFYFGEIERLYPYSDWARRALIMQAFAYHRDRDYPNSRSSAQRFIDFYPDDDDAAYAQYLLALSYYDQIDEVGRDQGLTFQALQSLREVIERYPDSEYAKSSILKFDLAFDHLAGKEMEIGRFYLRRDNFAAAINRFRVVVEDFQTTTHTPEALHRLVEAYLSLGLTDEAQTAGAILGYNYQSTEWYQDSFNLLTGQGLQPNARGNNWLSDIYRQMIRGRWL comes from the coding sequence ATGATCCGCGGAAATACCATCGCGCGTCTTGCAGCAATTATGACGATTGCGGCGCTTCTGGCGGCTTGCGGCGGCGACGATGGGCGCCCGACCACCGGAGGGTTCTTCAACCGCCAGGAGGTCCCGCTTGAGACGTTCTCTGCCGAGCAGATTTTTGAGCGTGGAGAGTTCGAGCTTGAGCAGGGGGACCTGACCGACGCGGCCTTCTACTTCGGTGAGATCGAGCGTCTGTACCCTTATTCCGACTGGGCTCGCCGCGCATTGATCATGCAGGCCTTTGCCTATCATCGGGACCGCGACTATCCCAACAGCCGGTCCTCGGCGCAACGTTTCATCGACTTTTATCCTGATGATGACGACGCGGCCTATGCTCAGTATCTTCTGGCGCTCAGCTATTACGACCAGATTGACGAGGTGGGCCGCGATCAGGGCCTGACCTTCCAGGCGCTGCAATCGCTGCGCGAAGTTATCGAACGCTATCCCGACAGCGAATACGCCAAGTCCTCGATCCTAAAATTCGACCTTGCCTTTGACCATCTGGCGGGCAAGGAGATGGAAATCGGACGCTTCTATCTGCGCCGCGATAACTTTGCCGCGGCCATCAACCGCTTCCGCGTCGTAGTTGAGGATTTCCAGACGACCACGCACACGCCCGAGGCGCTGCACCGTCTGGTCGAGGCCTACCTGTCGCTGGGCCTGACGGACGAGGCGCAGACGGCGGGCGCGATCCTGGGCTACAACTACCAGTCGACCGAGTGGTACCAGGACAGCTTCAACCTTTTGACTGGCCAGGGCCTGCAGCCGAATGCGCGCGGCAACAACTGGCTGTCGGACATCTATCGTCAGATGATCAGGGGCCGGTGGCTCTGA